The following are from one region of the Prevotella communis genome:
- a CDS encoding DEAD/DEAH box helicase, which yields MPKYQPYPYQEVGIAKTLEMKRCINGDEMGLGKTGQAIVSVARAHATPCLVICPASLKINWQREVENFTDLRPLILKDSVKSTFPYLIGKMNLYDVVIVNYESLKKFFVVHEERGAKLKDIVFQEVIKQFRSVIIDESHRCKNPTTATAKHVMGICHGKEYINMLTGTPVVNDPKDLATQLCILGRIADFGGYSEFVNQYGDGKHLAELNAILHNSCYFRRAKKEVLKDLPDLTRSRVITELANRDEYDLCANDLRAWLKDYKGLTDAEARRKMRMQALVKFMNLRKLAGQGKVDAAVQFISDTDEQVVVFAEHHDIVDALKEAFPDAVCVTGRQNAVEKQAAIDSFQAGKRRVIICSIKSAGVGLTLTASSNVIFINLPWTMADLSQCEARCHRNGQKNAVNSWILIGENSIDEYLYYLIMKKGSVASKITGASDDAIKDEHYFDELADLFINGIKKEENV from the coding sequence ATGCCTAAGTATCAGCCTTACCCATATCAGGAAGTCGGCATTGCCAAGACCCTCGAAATGAAGCGCTGTATCAACGGCGACGAAATGGGTCTTGGCAAGACCGGCCAGGCCATCGTCAGCGTGGCTCGCGCTCACGCTACGCCATGTCTGGTCATCTGCCCTGCATCATTGAAGATAAACTGGCAACGAGAGGTCGAGAACTTCACCGACCTCCGACCGCTTATCCTCAAAGATAGCGTGAAGTCCACCTTCCCTTATCTCATAGGAAAGATGAACCTCTATGATGTGGTCATCGTCAACTATGAGTCATTGAAGAAGTTCTTCGTCGTTCACGAAGAGCGTGGGGCCAAACTGAAAGACATCGTCTTCCAAGAGGTCATCAAGCAGTTCCGCTCTGTCATCATCGACGAGTCACACCGCTGCAAGAACCCAACCACGGCAACGGCAAAGCACGTCATGGGCATCTGCCACGGCAAGGAGTATATCAACATGCTCACTGGCACACCTGTTGTCAACGACCCGAAAGACCTTGCCACTCAGCTATGCATCCTCGGACGTATCGCTGACTTCGGAGGCTACTCTGAGTTTGTCAATCAGTATGGCGACGGTAAGCACCTCGCAGAACTCAACGCCATCCTGCATAACTCATGCTACTTCCGTAGGGCCAAGAAAGAGGTGCTGAAAGACCTGCCTGACCTCACGCGCTCTCGTGTCATCACAGAACTCGCCAACCGCGACGAGTATGATCTCTGTGCCAACGACCTGCGGGCATGGCTCAAAGATTATAAGGGACTCACCGATGCTGAGGCTCGTCGTAAGATGCGTATGCAGGCACTCGTCAAGTTCATGAACCTGCGTAAGCTGGCAGGACAGGGAAAGGTTGATGCTGCCGTCCAGTTCATTAGCGACACCGACGAACAGGTGGTGGTCTTCGCTGAGCACCACGACATCGTGGACGCGCTCAAAGAGGCCTTCCCTGATGCTGTCTGTGTCACAGGCCGTCAGAACGCTGTCGAGAAGCAAGCTGCCATCGACTCGTTCCAGGCAGGCAAGCGTCGTGTCATCATCTGCTCCATCAAGTCTGCAGGTGTAGGACTCACGCTCACCGCCTCTTCCAACGTCATCTTCATTAACCTGCCTTGGACAATGGCCGACCTCTCTCAGTGTGAGGCGCGCTGCCACCGCAACGGACAGAAGAACGCTGTGAACTCATGGATTCTCATAGGTGAGAACTCCATCGACGAATATCTCTACTACCTCATTATGAAGAAGGGTTCAGTCGCTTCGAAAATCACTGGAGCATCCGACGATGCTATCAAGGATGAACATTACTTCGACGAACTCGCCGACCTCTTCATCAATGGTATCAAGAAAGAAGAAAATGTTTAG
- a CDS encoding DUF3127 domain-containing protein translates to MELTGKVIAIMEAKGGVSARTGNSWMTQEYVIEVPGQYPRRMLFNIFGEDRIKQFNIQAGEDITVQFDIDAHEYNGRWFNEVRAYNVLRSNQQGAVPAATTAAPQAAAPTAAPAPAAAPAQGQQPAQNPFPPAAPEAEGGEGSDDLPF, encoded by the coding sequence ATGGAATTAACAGGTAAAGTAATTGCAATCATGGAGGCCAAAGGTGGCGTGTCAGCACGTACCGGCAATTCATGGATGACTCAGGAATACGTCATAGAGGTTCCAGGTCAGTACCCACGAAGAATGCTGTTCAACATCTTCGGTGAGGATCGAATCAAGCAGTTCAACATTCAAGCGGGCGAAGACATCACCGTACAGTTCGATATCGACGCTCACGAGTACAACGGTCGTTGGTTCAACGAGGTTCGAGCCTACAATGTCCTGCGCTCTAATCAGCAAGGCGCGGTTCCTGCGGCTACCACAGCAGCACCACAAGCTGCCGCTCCTACCGCCGCCCCTGCTCCTGCAGCAGCTCCAGCACAGGGTCAGCAGCCTGCTCAGAATCCTTTCCCGCCTGCCGCTCCTGAAGCCGAAGGTGGCGAAGGCTCCGATGACCTGCCATTCTAA
- a CDS encoding DUF1367 family protein: protein MKLLLLNTRQGLKPMYDEDYDEKKKLKIDEVYEAEIRLPRNLKFHRKYFALLRCAWEYLNEKQQTFFKNDIEVFRKSLEVTGGWCEPIFDIETGEWHHAPKSISFEKMKEEEFERLYNAVRDIIFRALIPQISKEEFDRALAHF from the coding sequence ATGAAACTGCTCCTTCTTAACACACGTCAGGGCCTAAAGCCCATGTACGACGAGGACTACGACGAGAAGAAGAAGTTGAAAATCGACGAGGTGTACGAGGCAGAGATTCGTCTGCCTCGTAACCTTAAGTTCCACCGCAAATACTTCGCGCTCCTGCGTTGCGCGTGGGAATATCTCAACGAGAAACAACAGACATTCTTCAAGAACGACATCGAAGTCTTCCGTAAGTCGCTCGAAGTGACTGGAGGATGGTGTGAACCTATCTTCGACATCGAGACTGGTGAATGGCATCACGCACCAAAGTCTATCTCCTTCGAGAAAATGAAGGAAGAAGAGTTTGAACGACTATACAATGCCGTCAGAGACATCATCTTCCGAGCACTCATTCCTCAAATCTCTAAAGAAGAGTTTGATCGTGCCCTCGCTCATTTCTAA
- a CDS encoding helix-turn-helix domain-containing protein: MDSKTFLSLTDTFWRIDHEVPFTPTAAKLYLHLLYQAAQIGFTNQLSRSDEMLAAELGMSRNTMLRAREELIGKQLLSVFSFGRGRGRNLYQVNVQDNVQGIVQVIVQNLNNKTANTPQLIVQNLNNNASSETDCKPIVQKLNNKSQSNVQKLNNNLTDENSDNIYIINKEENNINNISSESENEPFFAPLSDSLPTSQPQNAPTPPKKPHKANPQSEGEAVLPLQIDDPYDFAHFWELYDKKVGKPKAEKLYAKLSLRDRKAIFEYIPRYIASQPDKQYRKNPETFLRNRSWEDEVISASAPAASPAGTILTDNSPSKFDNDLWQRNKKA; the protein is encoded by the coding sequence ATGGACTCAAAAACATTCCTCTCTCTTACCGACACTTTCTGGCGCATAGACCACGAGGTGCCTTTCACGCCAACAGCAGCGAAACTCTATCTTCATCTTCTCTATCAGGCGGCACAGATTGGCTTCACCAACCAGTTATCCCGCTCTGATGAAATGCTGGCCGCTGAGCTGGGAATGTCGCGCAACACCATGCTTCGTGCCAGAGAAGAACTGATAGGTAAGCAGTTGCTCTCTGTCTTCTCATTCGGAAGAGGGCGTGGACGCAATCTTTATCAAGTTAATGTTCAGGATAATGTGCAAGGTATTGTTCAGGTTATTGTTCAAAATTTGAACAATAAAACAGCAAATACACCCCAACTTATTGTTCAAAATTTGAACAATAACGCATCATCCGAGACTGATTGTAAACCTATTGTTCAAAAATTGAACAATAAATCGCAATCTAATGTTCAAAAATTGAACAATAACTTGACAGATGAAAATTCGGACAATATATATATAATAAATAAAGAAGAAAATAATATAAATAATATATCGTCCGAAAGTGAAAATGAGCCGTTCTTTGCACCCTTATCTGACTCATTACCCACCTCTCAGCCACAAAACGCTCCTACACCCCCTAAAAAGCCTCACAAGGCCAATCCTCAGTCTGAGGGTGAAGCCGTTCTGCCACTTCAAATAGATGACCCTTACGACTTCGCTCATTTTTGGGAACTATACGACAAGAAGGTAGGTAAGCCGAAAGCGGAAAAACTATACGCCAAACTATCTCTTCGTGACCGAAAGGCTATCTTCGAGTATATACCTCGCTATATCGCCTCTCAGCCAGACAAGCAATACAGAAAGAATCCTGAAACATTTCTGCGTAATCGCTCGTGGGAAGACGAGGTAATCTCTGCTTCCGCTCCTGCGGCTTCTCCTGCGGGCACTATCCTAACAGATAACTCACCCTCTAAATTTGATAATGACTTATGGCAAAGAAACAAGAAAGCCTGA
- a CDS encoding DUF4406 domain-containing protein, whose product MNRQKIVYISGKIGEKKLSPITVKKFQDAQDLLLSQGHAAVNPADKQYQKEMKHHVAIEKKRYEKQHFKKDFDEYGQMLLYDMHFIWGCDAIYMLPDWRNLPGATAEHSYAKSCNREIIYADPSTAE is encoded by the coding sequence ATGAACAGACAGAAAATAGTGTATATCAGCGGCAAGATTGGCGAGAAGAAACTCTCGCCCATTACTGTCAAAAAGTTCCAAGACGCGCAAGACCTCCTGCTCAGTCAGGGCCATGCTGCCGTCAATCCTGCCGACAAGCAGTATCAGAAAGAAATGAAGCATCATGTGGCCATCGAAAAGAAAAGATACGAGAAGCAGCATTTCAAAAAGGACTTCGACGAATATGGCCAAATGTTGCTCTACGACATGCATTTCATCTGGGGATGCGACGCTATCTATATGCTTCCCGACTGGCGCAACTTGCCTGGAGCAACAGCAGAACATTCCTACGCGAAATCCTGTAACAGAGAAATTATCTACGCCGACCCATCAACAGCAGAATGA
- a CDS encoding DNA cytosine methyltransferase, producing the protein MNSIKLLYIDLFCGAGGTSTGVEFARLNGEKCARVIACVNHDPNAILSHQANHPDTMHFTEDIRTLELSGLVEHLQKKKLQYPDAHVVLWASLECTNFSKAKGGQPRDADSRTLAEHLFRYIEAIDPDYIQIENVEEFMCWGELDENGHPISKDQGSSYMRWVRNVRAYGYDFDWRILNAADYGAYTSRRRFFGQFARKGFPIAFPEQTYAKNGDGSVCSDGIATKSLFPNQYKKWKPVREVLDFSDEGESIFMRKKPLVEKTLERIYAGLIKFVAGGKDAFIVKYNSMNRGGHYVAPSVDEPCPTVACQNRLGMAQVHFLSKYYGGKDHNESLEEPAGTVTTKDHHAFVTAYYGNGFNSSIEEPCPTITTKDRISKVTTCFLDNQYGNGTPSSADSPCPTIPTNPKQALVEVKPWVMNTNFHNVGSSVEEPAQVITANRKWHYLMNPQFMSKGGSVDDPCFTLIARMDKMPPYLVQATVPDGSPSGKPALAIAVYESDSEMTKRIKEFMALYGIIDIKMRMLKIPELKKIMGFPEDYVLVGTQAEQKKFIGNAVEVNMSRVLCEALCQKLSKQNLIAS; encoded by the coding sequence ATGAACTCAATAAAACTTCTATACATTGACCTCTTCTGTGGCGCAGGTGGCACATCTACAGGCGTGGAGTTTGCACGCCTCAATGGTGAGAAATGTGCGCGAGTTATAGCCTGCGTCAATCATGATCCAAACGCTATCCTCTCACATCAGGCCAACCATCCTGACACCATGCACTTCACAGAGGACATCCGTACACTCGAACTCTCTGGACTCGTAGAACATCTGCAGAAGAAGAAGCTGCAATATCCTGACGCTCACGTCGTACTCTGGGCAAGTCTTGAATGTACCAACTTCTCCAAGGCCAAAGGTGGCCAGCCTCGCGACGCTGACTCTCGCACTCTGGCCGAACACCTCTTCCGCTACATCGAAGCCATCGACCCCGACTATATTCAGATAGAGAATGTTGAAGAGTTTATGTGTTGGGGAGAACTCGACGAGAACGGCCATCCTATCTCGAAAGACCAAGGCAGCAGTTATATGCGCTGGGTGCGCAACGTGCGCGCCTATGGCTATGACTTCGACTGGCGCATCCTCAACGCTGCAGACTATGGCGCTTACACTTCTCGCCGTCGTTTCTTCGGTCAGTTCGCGCGCAAGGGTTTTCCTATCGCTTTCCCTGAACAGACCTACGCTAAGAATGGCGACGGCTCAGTATGTAGCGATGGTATCGCTACGAAATCGCTCTTCCCCAATCAGTACAAGAAATGGAAGCCTGTTCGCGAAGTTCTCGACTTCTCCGACGAAGGTGAGTCTATCTTCATGCGCAAGAAGCCGCTCGTGGAAAAGACGCTGGAGCGTATCTATGCAGGACTCATAAAATTCGTGGCTGGTGGCAAGGATGCTTTCATCGTCAAATACAACTCCATGAACAGGGGTGGCCATTATGTCGCTCCCTCTGTTGACGAGCCGTGTCCTACCGTCGCCTGTCAGAACCGTCTCGGAATGGCACAGGTGCATTTCCTCTCAAAGTATTACGGTGGCAAAGACCACAACGAATCTCTGGAGGAACCTGCTGGAACAGTCACCACCAAAGACCATCATGCTTTCGTCACTGCCTACTATGGCAACGGCTTCAACTCTTCCATCGAAGAGCCGTGTCCTACCATCACGACGAAAGACCGTATCTCAAAGGTCACGACGTGCTTCCTCGATAATCAGTATGGCAACGGCACTCCGTCATCTGCCGACTCGCCCTGTCCGACCATACCAACGAATCCCAAGCAGGCACTCGTAGAGGTAAAGCCGTGGGTAATGAACACCAACTTCCATAACGTAGGCAGCTCTGTAGAGGAACCGGCACAGGTAATCACGGCCAATCGCAAGTGGCATTACCTAATGAATCCTCAGTTTATGTCGAAGGGTGGCTCCGTCGATGACCCTTGCTTCACGCTCATTGCACGCATGGATAAGATGCCGCCGTATCTCGTACAAGCCACCGTTCCTGATGGTTCTCCATCGGGAAAGCCTGCTCTCGCTATCGCCGTCTATGAGTCCGACTCAGAAATGACCAAGCGCATAAAGGAGTTTATGGCCCTCTATGGCATCATCGACATCAAAATGAGGATGCTCAAAATCCCTGAACTCAAAAAGATCATGGGCTTCCCCGAAGATTATGTCCTCGTCGGCACTCAGGCAGAACAGAAGAAATTCATCGGCAATGCCGTCGAAGTAAACATGTCTCGCGTCCTCTGCGAAGCACTCTGTCAGAAACTCTCTAAACAAAATCTCATAGCATCATGA
- a CDS encoding DNA adenine methylase — MKTPITYYGGKQQMAKTIIAMMPKHKIYCEPFFGGGAVFFAKGPSFLEAINDKNELLVTFYQQCVDNFDSLQHKIQNTLHAESEYIKAKRIYNSPKSHKKIDIAWAVWMVTNMSVMATPRGGWKRDNGTGGSHIGVSMERHRANFTSRIYDRLKYVQISCHDALTVIRERDTPETFFYLDPPYINCDQKHYNGYGKDEFFELLSLLTTIQGKFILSNFWSNELSAFVDREGWNFQVFDKKCMIPALCKKPRRKQEVLVYNFDINPTLF; from the coding sequence ATGAAGACTCCTATCACTTACTATGGTGGCAAACAGCAGATGGCAAAGACCATCATCGCTATGATGCCAAAGCACAAAATCTATTGTGAGCCGTTCTTTGGTGGTGGAGCTGTCTTCTTCGCCAAAGGGCCGTCATTCCTGGAGGCTATCAACGACAAGAACGAGCTGCTTGTTACATTCTATCAGCAATGCGTCGATAACTTCGATTCGCTGCAGCACAAAATTCAGAATACGCTTCATGCTGAGTCTGAGTATATCAAGGCGAAGAGGATTTACAACAGCCCGAAGTCTCATAAGAAAATCGATATCGCTTGGGCGGTATGGATGGTGACGAATATGTCAGTGATGGCTACGCCTCGTGGTGGATGGAAACGTGACAATGGTACCGGTGGCTCTCATATTGGTGTGTCAATGGAACGGCACCGTGCAAACTTCACAAGCCGTATCTACGACCGACTGAAATACGTCCAAATATCATGCCACGACGCACTCACTGTTATTCGCGAACGTGACACGCCTGAGACGTTCTTCTATCTCGACCCACCGTATATCAACTGCGACCAGAAGCATTACAATGGCTACGGAAAGGATGAATTTTTCGAACTGCTGTCTCTGCTGACAACTATTCAAGGCAAATTCATCCTTTCTAATTTCTGGTCCAACGAACTCTCTGCTTTCGTTGATCGTGAAGGATGGAACTTTCAGGTCTTCGACAAGAAATGCATGATACCAGCACTCTGCAAGAAGCCTCGGCGTAAGCAGGAAGTGCTCGTGTATAACTTCGACATTAATCCAACATTATTCTGA
- a CDS encoding peptidoglycan recognition protein family protein — MTILKIGSRGETVKQVQKALHLLPDGIFGKLTEEAVKDFQRENHLTIDGKVGPATMAKLMVTVTQQHAVPKKSKRRIDEIIVHCTATPEGQDCTIPQIRASHKKRGFSDIGYHYVVFRDGSIHEGRDVNIVGAHCKNHNAHSIGVSYVGGLENKPGVAYEKLKAKDTRTGDQKASLKALLKNLRVLYPNAKIIGHRDTSPDLNGDGMIEPNEWIKACPSFDAKSEYSHI; from the coding sequence ATGACGATATTGAAGATTGGTTCAAGAGGTGAGACCGTGAAGCAGGTGCAGAAAGCGTTGCACCTGCTTCCTGACGGTATCTTTGGTAAGTTGACAGAAGAAGCCGTCAAGGACTTCCAGAGAGAGAATCACCTGACAATAGACGGAAAGGTTGGTCCTGCCACCATGGCGAAGCTCATGGTTACTGTGACACAGCAACATGCAGTACCGAAGAAGAGCAAGCGCCGTATAGACGAGATTATCGTCCATTGCACGGCTACGCCCGAAGGACAGGACTGCACGATTCCTCAGATACGTGCCTCGCACAAGAAGCGTGGCTTTTCCGATATCGGTTATCACTATGTGGTGTTCCGAGACGGCAGCATCCATGAGGGCAGGGACGTGAACATTGTAGGTGCCCATTGCAAGAACCATAATGCGCACTCCATCGGTGTGAGTTATGTAGGTGGCTTGGAGAACAAGCCAGGCGTTGCCTACGAGAAGTTGAAAGCCAAGGACACGAGGACTGGCGACCAGAAAGCATCGTTGAAGGCTCTGTTGAAGAACCTGCGTGTTCTCTATCCGAATGCTAAGATCATTGGGCACAGAGACACGTCGCCCGACCTGAACGGTGACGGAATGATTGAGCCTAACGAATGGATTAAGGCGTGTCCGAGTTTTGATGCGAAGTCTGAGTATTCACATATTTAG
- a CDS encoding phage holin family protein, translated as MREIFEGLGVMYILSVVAMIAVIFAMAVDFVSGWRKAKMRGDEHTSYAASRTLTKFLIYEGILIIGVCIDTMIHFAWDMFMEGSYYVPLMTIGWGIILCVVEAWSVKEKADKKARKRMDEASAALAKVLDKETVLELLRAQMKDRDSVLEEKKERKGKGGKAATRTILDKDDN; from the coding sequence ATGAGAGAGATTTTTGAAGGCCTCGGTGTGATGTATATACTGAGTGTCGTTGCGATGATTGCTGTCATCTTTGCTATGGCGGTAGATTTTGTAAGTGGCTGGCGCAAGGCAAAGATGCGCGGTGACGAGCATACCAGCTATGCTGCCAGCCGAACGCTGACGAAGTTCCTGATTTACGAAGGAATCCTGATTATCGGTGTCTGCATAGACACGATGATTCACTTCGCATGGGACATGTTTATGGAAGGTTCGTACTATGTTCCTTTGATGACTATTGGCTGGGGTATTATTCTGTGTGTTGTCGAGGCGTGGAGTGTTAAGGAGAAAGCCGACAAGAAAGCACGTAAGCGCATGGACGAAGCATCTGCCGCCTTAGCTAAGGTTCTTGACAAGGAAACAGTGCTGGAGCTACTACGAGCACAGATGAAAGACAGAGACTCCGTGCTTGAAGAAAAGAAAGAGCGTAAGGGCAAGGGCGGCAAGGCCGCTACTCGCACTATCCTCGACAAAGATGACAATTAA
- a CDS encoding RNA-directed DNA polymerase: MAYRLTRKALILDLHVAFACAKKGKTSKAYVRTFERDLDKNLEALADALLSHQYVPEPSSCFIIERPKKREVFAAQFRDRIVHHLYYNYTNRLFERTFIQDTYSCIPGRGTHYGIERMKQHIRQESRNWQEKCYVMKLDIRGYFMHINRKKLLAIAIETLDKMALRPCDKIAGHTERWQDVIDMDFIKWLTSQIIMLDPKTHCRIVGDKSDWDGLDKNKSLFWTAEGCGLPIGNLTSQLFSNVYMNAFDQFMKRVLKCRHYGRYVDDAYVVSRDKAWLLSIVPEIEKFLKEELGLDLHRGKLILADVKYGVEFLGAFVKPWRTYISNDTLHRTLTSLNNLDMSDTEKVWRSINSFLGMMVHYDSYKIRCATFLREDVLRAGGFDTTMTKFYKIERGCIADAA; the protein is encoded by the coding sequence ATGGCATATAGACTGACAAGAAAGGCTTTGATACTTGACTTACACGTCGCCTTTGCATGTGCGAAGAAGGGTAAGACGAGTAAGGCATACGTGCGCACTTTCGAGAGAGACCTTGACAAGAATCTCGAAGCGCTTGCCGACGCATTGCTGAGTCATCAGTATGTGCCAGAACCCTCTTCGTGTTTTATCATAGAACGCCCCAAGAAGCGTGAGGTCTTCGCTGCTCAGTTCCGTGACAGAATTGTGCATCATCTTTACTATAACTATACCAACAGACTGTTTGAGCGCACCTTCATTCAGGACACCTACAGTTGTATTCCTGGCCGTGGCACACACTACGGCATTGAGCGCATGAAGCAGCATATCAGACAAGAGAGCCGGAACTGGCAAGAGAAGTGCTATGTGATGAAACTCGACATCAGGGGCTACTTTATGCATATCAACAGAAAGAAGCTGCTGGCTATTGCCATTGAGACATTGGATAAGATGGCGTTAAGACCCTGCGACAAAATCGCAGGGCACACTGAACGGTGGCAGGATGTCATTGATATGGACTTCATCAAGTGGCTTACCAGTCAGATTATCATGCTTGACCCAAAGACCCATTGCAGGATCGTGGGCGACAAGAGCGATTGGGATGGTCTTGACAAGAACAAGAGCCTGTTCTGGACTGCAGAAGGTTGTGGACTGCCTATCGGCAATCTGACGAGTCAGCTGTTCTCAAATGTGTATATGAATGCCTTTGACCAGTTCATGAAGCGCGTGTTGAAGTGCAGACACTATGGCCGCTATGTCGATGATGCCTACGTTGTGAGTCGTGATAAGGCATGGCTGCTGAGTATTGTTCCTGAGATAGAGAAGTTCCTGAAAGAAGAACTTGGACTTGACTTGCACAGAGGCAAGCTGATTCTTGCCGATGTAAAATACGGTGTGGAGTTCCTTGGTGCCTTTGTGAAGCCTTGGAGAACGTACATCAGTAACGACACCCTTCACAGGACGCTTACCAGTCTGAACAATCTCGATATGAGCGATACCGAGAAGGTGTGGAGAAGCATTAACTCCTTCCTTGGCATGATGGTTCATTATGACAGTTACAAGATACGCTGTGCCACCTTCCTGAGAGAAGATGTTCTTCGGGCTGGTGGCTTTGATACGACGATGACGAAATTCTACAAGATAGAAAGAGGCTGTATCGCTGATGCAGCATAG
- a CDS encoding DUF1566 domain-containing protein: protein MPEMKNLGEAPAASGSLTSNDKILVEVGGSIRRMSVQAITAAIADGARLGMGYGVCSTAAATAAKTVSISNFVLLKNAIVSVFFNLDVSVDGATLNVSSTGAKPIFLHGAALEAGVITSGTVAMMQYDGTNWNIISREKLANDFEDMVDMGLPSGLKWARCNIGAATPEGYGLYFSWGNPEGHAEGSGYDFSQAVYDTTPAASISANLSLSQDMARANLGQPWRLPTASEFQELYDNCTCVWTTMNGVAGRLFTSNVNGNTLFFPAAGLYDGASLYDRGSYGLYWSSTYYSATNARLLLFYSSNVLPQNYSYRRLGFSVRAVQ, encoded by the coding sequence GAAGAATTTGGGTGAGGCTCCTGCCGCCAGCGGCTCCCTTACCAGTAATGACAAGATTTTGGTTGAAGTTGGTGGAAGCATCCGGCGTATGAGCGTTCAGGCTATCACTGCCGCTATTGCCGACGGTGCGCGCCTTGGCATGGGCTATGGCGTTTGCTCTACCGCTGCTGCCACAGCAGCTAAGACCGTTAGCATCAGCAATTTCGTGTTGCTGAAAAATGCTATCGTAAGCGTGTTCTTCAACTTAGACGTTAGCGTTGACGGTGCTACGCTGAATGTCAGCAGCACAGGCGCAAAGCCTATCTTCCTGCATGGTGCCGCCCTGGAAGCAGGTGTCATCACCAGTGGAACCGTTGCCATGATGCAGTATGACGGTACGAACTGGAATATCATCAGTCGAGAGAAGTTGGCCAACGATTTCGAGGATATGGTTGATATGGGCCTGCCCAGCGGTTTGAAGTGGGCGCGTTGTAACATCGGTGCAGCCACTCCAGAAGGCTACGGCCTGTATTTCTCTTGGGGCAATCCAGAAGGTCATGCAGAAGGAAGCGGCTACGACTTCTCTCAGGCCGTGTATGACACCACACCTGCCGCCTCTATTAGCGCCAACCTGTCGCTGAGTCAGGACATGGCTCGTGCTAACCTTGGTCAGCCTTGGCGTTTGCCTACTGCTTCTGAGTTCCAGGAGTTGTATGACAACTGTACCTGCGTATGGACTACGATGAATGGTGTCGCTGGTCGGCTTTTTACCTCGAATGTGAATGGTAACACGCTGTTCTTTCCTGCGGCTGGCCTCTACGATGGTGCGTCGCTCTACGATCGCGGATCGTACGGCCTCTACTGGTCGTCCACGTACTACTCTGCCACGAATGCGCGCCTCTTGCTCTTCTATAGTTCGAATGTCCTTCCTCAGAACTACAGCTATCGGCGCCTCGGCTTCTCTGTGCGGGCTGTTCAGTAG